The nucleotide sequence CGCCTCGCGCAGGTAGGCCCAGCCCGTGCCGGTTTCCTTGTCCCAGCCCTCGAAGTTGGGCAGTTGCACGACGAGGAACGGGAAATCGCCCTGCGGCCAGGCTGCGCGCCACGCACCGATCATCGCGGGCAGCAAGTCCGCGTAGTCGCGGTGGCGGCCGACGTTGGACTCGCCCTGGTACCAGAGGGCGCCGCGGAGGGCGTAGGGAGCGAACGGGGCGATCATGCCGTTGAAGAGCCGGGCGGGGGCGAAGCCGGAGCCGGGGCCCATGGGCGGGCGCGGCCACGCCATCGTGACGGGTGTGCCTTTGATCCGGTAATCCTCCTGCGCCTGCTGCCACGCGGCGTCGAGAGCGGGCTGAACCGCGTAACGCTCGGGCCACACGGCCAGCGACTCCTGCCATTGCTTGTTCAGGGCCGGCCAGCCGCGCGTGGTACGCAGGACCGGCTCGGGGATCCAGGACTCGATGGCCGTGCCGCCCCAAGAGGCGTTGATCAGGCCGACGGGCACCTGGAGTTTTTCGGCCAGCTGTTGCGCAAAGTAGTACCCCACCGCGGTGAAGGCGCCGAGCGTATCGGGTCCGGCGACCTGCCAACCGCTATGGTTCACGCGGGACACGGGCAGATCGGCGCCGACGTGGTCCACGCGAAGGTGGCGGAGCAGCGGGTTGGCGGGTTTGTTCTGCTCGACCGCAAAAAGCTTCGGTGAGCTGTGCATGCCCCACTCCATGTTGGACTGGCCCGAAGCGAGCCAGACCTCGCCCACCACCACGTCGCGCAGGGTGATGTGGGTGTGGCCGCGGGTCACCACGAGGTCGGCGCCGGTGGCGTTGGCCGGCATCGCGGCAAGGTCGGCGCGCCACAGACCGCTGGCGTTGACCTGGGTGCGCACGGTCTGGCCGGCAAAGGTGATGGTCACGGTGGCGCCGGGCTGGTCGTCCCAACCCCAGACCGGGACGGCGACCTCGCGCTGGAGCACG is from Lacunisphaera limnophila and encodes:
- a CDS encoding sialate O-acetylesterase, with translation MKPSRPLRLLPPLFSVLALLPGLAAALEIAPPFTDHAVLQREVAVPVWGWDDQPGATVTITFAGQTVRTQVNASGLWRADLAAMPANATGADLVVTRGHTHITLRDVVVGEVWLASGQSNMEWGMHSSPKLFAVEQNKPANPLLRHLRVDHVGADLPVSRVNHSGWQVAGPDTLGAFTAVGYYFAQQLAEKLQVPVGLINASWGGTAIESWIPEPVLRTTRGWPALNKQWQESLAVWPERYAVQPALDAAWQQAQEDYRIKGTPVTMAWPRPPMGPGSGFAPARLFNGMIAPFAPYALRGALWYQGESNVGRHRDYADLLPAMIGAWRAAWPQGDFPFLVVQLPNFEGWDKETGTGWAYLREAQELAVHRTPAAGLAVIIDGTEPLDLHPQDKVPVGDRLARLALARIHGVRDVVDSGPAPQAVTREGAALRVRFTDATGLNSRTPAITGFTIAGADRVFHPATVTIEGTSVLVSSPAVPEPVAVRHAFTNTPTVSLYNAAGLPAVPFRTDDWE